From Arcticibacter tournemirensis, one genomic window encodes:
- the murQ gene encoding N-acetylmuramic acid 6-phosphate etherase codes for MEIVTEKDSDYNDLEKMSLREVLVNINNEDKSVPLAVEKAIPQIEKLAAITSEKMKEGGRLFYIGAGTSGRLGILDASECPPTFGVPFDWVIGIIAGGDSAIRKAVEFAEDDAEQAWLDLQEYEIDSSDVVVGIAASGTTPYVIGGLKKANENGIATGCIVCNSGSPVAAAAQYPVEVVVGPEFLSGSTRMKSGTAQKLVLNMLTTSVMIQLGRVKGNKMVDMQLTNNKLYSRGVRIIMKETGTDEQTASDLLEKYGNVRKAIEAIVRA; via the coding sequence ATGGAAATAGTAACAGAGAAAGATTCAGATTACAATGATCTTGAAAAGATGTCTTTAAGGGAAGTGCTGGTTAACATAAATAACGAAGATAAATCAGTTCCTTTAGCTGTTGAAAAGGCGATACCTCAGATAGAGAAGCTCGCAGCCATAACGTCGGAAAAGATGAAAGAAGGGGGGCGTTTGTTTTACATTGGCGCCGGAACAAGCGGGCGACTCGGGATATTAGATGCGTCGGAGTGTCCTCCAACCTTCGGCGTGCCATTCGACTGGGTGATCGGGATAATAGCAGGGGGCGACAGTGCTATCCGCAAGGCGGTAGAATTTGCAGAGGACGACGCTGAGCAAGCCTGGCTCGACCTCCAGGAATATGAAATCGATTCCAGCGATGTAGTAGTGGGGATAGCCGCTTCAGGTACTACTCCCTATGTGATCGGAGGATTGAAAAAGGCCAATGAAAACGGAATTGCAACGGGGTGCATCGTCTGTAATTCCGGAAGCCCTGTAGCAGCAGCAGCGCAGTATCCTGTCGAAGTAGTTGTTGGTCCCGAATTCCTGTCAGGATCGACGCGCATGAAGTCGGGTACCGCTCAAAAGCTTGTGCTGAATATGCTCACTACTTCTGTGATGATTCAACTGGGAAGGGTGAAAGGTAATAAGATGGTAGACATGCAGTTAACGAATAATAAGCTATATAGCAGAGGCGTTCGTATTATTATGAAAGAAACCGGAACGGACGAACAAACGGCTTCCGACTTACTCGAAAAATACGGAAATGTGCGTAAAGCGATAGAGGCGATTGTTCGGGCGTAG
- a CDS encoding serine hydrolase produces the protein MISVSLVAQKTDKWLAELLYSKGSPLFRKVLDNPGTYQYQVIYTRIDRDKQNKPHFKSYYLNTDRERYFNPASTVKLPTALLALEKLNEINVKGLDKYTDMITDSAFSGQTSVLKDVSSESGYPSIAHYVKKIFLVSDNDAYNRLYEWVGQQTLNEKLWKKGYTNTRITRRFWPMTDEENRHTNPISFLKDGKRIYQLPAAFSEAQFDFSKKVSIGNSYYNRDEVLIKEPMDFTRHNCFPLEDQQRILRSVLFPESVSKDKRFGLTADDYSFLYKYLSMLPRESDFPRYDTTEFFDSYAKFFIYRAEKRNIPRQMRIYSKAGWSYGFLTDNAYIADLENNCEFLISATIYVNSDGVLNDDKYDYETIGYPFFKELGEIIHQKEIQRNRKNKPDLSRFR, from the coding sequence ATGATAAGTGTATCATTAGTTGCGCAAAAGACTGATAAATGGCTCGCAGAATTGCTTTATAGTAAGGGAAGCCCGCTTTTCAGAAAGGTCCTTGATAATCCCGGAACATACCAGTACCAGGTTATTTATACCCGCATTGACAGAGACAAACAGAATAAGCCTCATTTTAAATCTTACTATCTCAACACCGACCGCGAAAGATATTTTAATCCTGCTTCTACAGTGAAACTGCCAACGGCATTGCTTGCGCTCGAAAAACTGAATGAAATCAACGTGAAGGGACTGGATAAGTATACCGACATGATCACCGACAGTGCTTTTAGCGGACAAACCAGCGTGTTGAAAGATGTCAGTTCAGAAAGCGGCTATCCGTCTATAGCACATTATGTAAAAAAGATATTTCTGGTAAGCGACAACGATGCCTATAACAGGCTCTACGAATGGGTGGGACAACAAACCCTGAATGAAAAGCTATGGAAGAAAGGGTATACGAACACCCGTATCACGCGACGGTTCTGGCCTATGACAGATGAAGAGAACAGGCATACCAATCCAATCAGCTTTCTCAAAGACGGAAAACGGATATATCAGCTGCCAGCAGCCTTTAGCGAGGCTCAGTTTGACTTCAGTAAGAAAGTATCTATTGGCAATTCGTACTATAACCGTGATGAAGTATTGATAAAGGAGCCTATGGATTTTACACGCCATAATTGCTTTCCGCTGGAAGATCAGCAACGGATCTTGAGATCGGTACTGTTTCCCGAGTCTGTAAGTAAGGATAAGCGCTTTGGACTCACTGCCGATGACTACTCTTTTCTCTATAAATATTTATCAATGCTTCCTCGGGAGAGTGATTTTCCAAGGTACGATACCACGGAGTTTTTCGACAGCTATGCTAAATTCTTTATATACAGAGCAGAGAAGCGTAACATTCCGCGCCAGATGCGGATCTATAGCAAGGCAGGCTGGTCATATGGCTTCCTGACGGATAACGCATATATCGCAGACCTTGAAAATAATTGTGAGTTTTTGATCTCTGCCACTATCTATGTAAACAGCGACGGCGTGTTGAATGACGATAAATATGACTATGAAACCATAGGGTATCCCTTTTTTAAAGAACTAGGGGAAATTATTCATCAAAAGGAAATACAAAGAAATAGAAAGAATAAGCCGGATCTGAGCAGGTTCAGATGA